The Paraburkholderia sp. SOS3 genome includes a region encoding these proteins:
- a CDS encoding MFS transporter, protein MRDSSTIGLRLDGLPLSGFHWRLLGLIAAGMYFDSFDIYIAGTVLAALIHSGESTLKLNATFVSVTFIGMMAGAWLSGVLGDRYGRRFSYQINLGIYGFASIAAALAPSIDWLIFFRLVMGLGMGAEIVVGYATLSEFIPAVWRGRFGTILNLIINTSLFLSTFLGWLIVPHYGWRWMFAIAGCGALVVWFLRKSMLESPRWLAARGRTDEAEAIVARVETACGVDPAASRESARAAARQAAQDATNVATRNEARLSGLFSRRLLTRTITAITVLVALFIVNYAFVSWIPTFLVKQGHSMSNSLGLTAVMFAGGPVGSLIAFALAERVGRKWGIVVFSLVCVGFGVAYPFAQTATTITMLGFAITACIYVLSSFSVASYVPELFPTELRLRGSGLANTIGRAVSIAVPYGVAAAFAGFGISGVIALIVGTLLLQALIVGVLGAETKNRSLEAIAAETGDDAHAAGERAAAAISSR, encoded by the coding sequence ATGCGTGATTCATCGACCATCGGTTTGCGCCTCGACGGCCTGCCGCTGTCAGGTTTTCATTGGCGTCTGCTCGGCCTGATCGCGGCCGGCATGTACTTCGACTCCTTCGATATCTATATTGCGGGCACCGTGCTCGCCGCGCTGATTCACAGCGGCGAATCGACGCTGAAGCTCAACGCGACCTTCGTATCGGTCACCTTCATCGGGATGATGGCGGGTGCGTGGCTGTCGGGCGTGCTCGGCGACCGCTACGGGCGTCGCTTCTCGTATCAGATCAATCTCGGCATCTACGGGTTTGCGTCGATTGCCGCCGCGCTCGCGCCGTCGATTGACTGGCTTATCTTCTTCCGGCTTGTCATGGGCCTTGGAATGGGTGCGGAAATCGTCGTCGGCTATGCGACGCTTTCCGAATTCATTCCGGCCGTCTGGCGCGGCCGCTTCGGCACGATCCTGAATCTGATCATCAATACGTCGCTGTTTCTGTCGACGTTCCTCGGCTGGCTCATCGTGCCGCATTACGGTTGGCGCTGGATGTTCGCGATCGCCGGCTGCGGTGCGCTCGTCGTCTGGTTCCTGCGCAAGTCGATGCTCGAGTCGCCGCGCTGGCTCGCCGCGCGTGGCAGAACCGACGAAGCCGAAGCGATCGTCGCGCGCGTCGAGACCGCATGCGGCGTGGACCCCGCCGCGTCGCGTGAGTCGGCGCGCGCGGCCGCGCGGCAAGCGGCGCAGGATGCAACGAACGTCGCAACGCGAAATGAAGCGCGTCTGTCCGGACTGTTCTCGCGGCGGCTACTGACGCGCACGATCACGGCCATCACGGTGCTCGTCGCGCTGTTTATCGTGAACTACGCGTTCGTCAGCTGGATTCCGACCTTCCTCGTCAAACAGGGGCACAGCATGTCGAACTCGCTCGGTCTGACAGCCGTCATGTTCGCGGGCGGTCCAGTCGGCTCATTGATCGCATTTGCGCTGGCCGAGCGCGTCGGGCGCAAATGGGGCATCGTCGTGTTCTCGCTCGTTTGCGTGGGGTTCGGCGTCGCGTATCCGTTCGCGCAAACCGCAACGACGATCACGATGCTCGGCTTTGCCATCACCGCATGCATCTATGTGCTGTCGTCGTTCAGCGTCGCGAGTTATGTGCCCGAACTGTTTCCGACCGAGTTGCGCCTGCGCGGCTCGGGTCTCGCCAACACGATCGGCCGTGCGGTCAGCATCGCCGTGCCGTATGGTGTCGCGGCCGCATTCGCGGGCTTCGGCATTAGCGGCGTGATTGCATTGATCGTCGGCACGCTGTTGTTGCAGGCGTTGATTGTCGGTGTGCTTGGCGCGGAGACGAAAAACCGTTCGCTCGAAGCGATCGCCGCTGAAACCGGCGATGACGCGCATGCCGCGGGTGAGCGCGCGGCGGCCGCGATCAGCAGCCGGTAA
- the tcuA gene encoding FAD-dependent tricarballylate dehydrogenase TcuA, which translates to MVDVLVIGGGNAALCAALMAREAGASVLLLESAPREWRGGNSRHTRNLRCMHDAPQDVLVEAYPEEEFWHDLLKVTGGITDEHLARLAIRASSTCRPWMRRHGVRFQPPLSGALHVARTNAFFMGGGKALVNAYYRSAEALGVQIRYETPVDSIELDNGRFVAAKSGKQRFEARACVLAAGGFESNRKWLREAWGQNERGEWPADNFLIRGTRFNMGVLLKHMIEEAHADAIGDPSQSHCVAIDARAPLYDGGICTRIDCVSLGVVVNRDAERFYDEGEDFWPKRYAIWGRLVAQQPGQIGYSIIDSKAIGRFMPPVFPGVKADTLPELASALGLPVDTFMNTVNAYNAACRPGTFDHTKLDDCRTEGLTPSKTHWALPLDKPPFYGYALRPGITFTYLGLKVNDRAQVHFGGKPSGNLFVAGEMMAGNVLGKGYTAGVGMSIGTAFGRIAGRQAAHAAKGQALTDWTADAASESTGVERAEA; encoded by the coding sequence ATGGTCGACGTATTAGTCATCGGGGGCGGCAATGCCGCGCTGTGCGCCGCGCTGATGGCGCGCGAAGCCGGCGCATCGGTGCTGCTCCTCGAATCCGCTCCGCGCGAATGGCGCGGCGGCAATTCCCGGCACACACGCAATCTGCGCTGCATGCACGACGCGCCGCAAGACGTGCTCGTCGAGGCATACCCGGAAGAAGAGTTCTGGCACGATCTGCTCAAGGTCACCGGCGGCATCACGGACGAACACCTGGCGCGCCTCGCGATTCGTGCGTCGTCGACGTGCCGGCCGTGGATGCGCAGGCACGGGGTGCGTTTTCAGCCGCCGCTGTCGGGCGCGCTGCACGTTGCGCGCACGAATGCGTTCTTTATGGGCGGCGGCAAGGCGCTCGTCAATGCGTACTATCGCAGCGCCGAAGCGCTCGGCGTGCAGATCCGCTATGAGACGCCGGTCGATTCGATCGAACTCGACAACGGCCGCTTCGTCGCCGCGAAAAGTGGCAAGCAGCGCTTCGAGGCACGCGCGTGCGTGCTTGCGGCCGGCGGCTTCGAATCGAACCGCAAGTGGTTGCGTGAAGCATGGGGGCAAAACGAGCGCGGCGAATGGCCAGCCGATAACTTCCTGATTCGCGGCACGCGCTTCAACATGGGCGTGCTGCTCAAGCACATGATCGAGGAAGCGCACGCTGACGCGATCGGCGATCCGTCGCAATCGCACTGCGTCGCGATCGACGCGCGCGCGCCGTTGTACGACGGCGGCATCTGTACGCGCATCGATTGCGTGTCGCTCGGCGTGGTCGTCAATCGCGACGCCGAGCGCTTCTATGACGAGGGCGAAGATTTCTGGCCGAAGCGCTACGCGATCTGGGGCCGGCTCGTCGCGCAACAGCCGGGGCAGATCGGCTATTCGATCATCGATTCGAAAGCGATCGGCCGTTTTATGCCGCCCGTGTTTCCGGGCGTCAAGGCCGATACGCTGCCTGAGCTCGCGAGCGCGCTCGGCCTGCCCGTCGACACGTTCATGAATACCGTCAACGCCTATAACGCGGCATGCCGGCCCGGCACGTTCGACCACACGAAACTCGACGATTGCCGCACCGAAGGCCTCACGCCGTCGAAGACGCACTGGGCGCTGCCACTCGATAAACCGCCGTTCTACGGTTACGCGCTGCGTCCGGGCATCACGTTCACGTACCTCGGCCTCAAGGTCAACGACCGCGCACAGGTGCATTTCGGCGGCAAGCCGAGCGGGAACCTGTTCGTCGCCGGCGAGATGATGGCCGGCAACGTGCTCGGCAAGGGCTATACGGCGGGCGTCGGCATGTCGATCGGCACCGCGTTCGGCCGCATTGCGGGCCGGCAAGCCGCCCACGCCGCAAAAGGACAGGCGCTGACCGACTGGACGGCCGATGCCGCAAGCGAATCAACCGGAGTAGAACGTGCAGAAGCTTGA
- a CDS encoding MFS transporter: METNIVSSSTTTLLAAQTTRSKAAAVLRVTSGNFLEQFDFFLFGFYATYISKVFFPTGSEFASLMLTFAVFGAGFLMRPLGAIVLGAYIDEVGRRKGLIVTLSLMASGTILIACVPGYETIGLLAPALVLIGRLLQGFSAGAELGGVSVYLSEMATPGRKGFYTSWQSASQQVAIIVAALLGYALNAWMPTDTLHAWGWRIPFFIGCLIVPFLFLLRRSLQETEAFAARKHHPSAREVFRSMLANWTTVIAGMLLTAMTTTTFYLITVYTPTFGKTVLKLSTADSLIVTLCVGIGNFVWLPIGGAVSDRIGRKPLLLLITVLAILTAYPALSWLAAAPSFGRMFIVLMWFSFFFGAYNGAMVAALTEVMPVEVRVAGFSLAFSLATALFGGFTPAVSTFLIQSLHDKAAPGYWLSFAAVCGLIATLILYRKGGAAQRLQDAA; the protein is encoded by the coding sequence ATGGAGACAAACATCGTGTCCTCTTCGACCACCACGCTCCTCGCGGCGCAGACAACCCGGTCGAAGGCGGCCGCCGTGCTGCGGGTCACGAGCGGCAATTTTCTCGAGCAGTTCGACTTCTTCCTGTTCGGCTTTTACGCCACCTATATCTCGAAGGTATTCTTCCCGACCGGCAGCGAGTTCGCATCGCTCATGCTGACTTTCGCCGTGTTCGGCGCCGGATTCCTGATGCGGCCGCTCGGCGCGATCGTGCTCGGCGCGTATATCGACGAAGTGGGCCGCCGCAAAGGTCTGATCGTCACGCTGTCGTTGATGGCGAGCGGCACGATCCTGATCGCGTGCGTGCCCGGCTATGAAACGATTGGCCTGCTCGCCCCGGCGCTCGTGCTGATCGGCCGCCTGCTGCAAGGCTTTTCGGCCGGCGCGGAACTGGGCGGCGTGTCGGTGTATCTGTCCGAGATGGCGACGCCGGGCCGCAAGGGCTTTTATACGAGCTGGCAGTCGGCCAGCCAGCAGGTCGCGATCATCGTCGCCGCGCTGCTCGGCTACGCGCTGAACGCATGGATGCCCACCGACACGCTGCATGCATGGGGCTGGCGCATTCCGTTCTTCATCGGCTGCCTCATCGTGCCGTTCCTGTTTCTGCTGCGCCGCTCGCTGCAGGAGACCGAAGCATTCGCCGCGCGCAAGCATCATCCGAGCGCGCGCGAAGTGTTCCGCTCGATGCTCGCGAACTGGACGACCGTGATCGCCGGCATGCTGCTGACCGCGATGACGACCACGACCTTCTACCTGATCACCGTCTATACGCCGACCTTCGGCAAGACCGTGCTGAAGCTGTCGACGGCCGATAGCCTGATCGTCACGCTGTGCGTCGGTATCGGCAACTTCGTCTGGCTGCCGATCGGCGGCGCGGTGTCGGACCGCATCGGCCGCAAGCCGCTGCTGCTGCTGATCACCGTGCTCGCCATCCTGACCGCGTATCCGGCGCTGTCGTGGCTCGCCGCTGCGCCGAGCTTCGGCCGCATGTTTATCGTGCTGATGTGGTTCTCGTTCTTCTTCGGTGCATACAACGGCGCGATGGTCGCCGCGCTGACCGAAGTGATGCCGGTCGAAGTACGCGTCGCGGGCTTCTCGCTCGCGTTCAGTCTTGCCACCGCGTTGTTCGGCGGCTTTACGCCGGCCGTGTCGACGTTCCTGATCCAGTCGCTGCACGACAAGGCCGCGCCGGGCTACTGGCTCAGCTTCGCGGCCGTGTGCGGACTGATCGCCACGCTGATCCTGTATCGCAAAGGCGGCGCCGCGCAGCGCCTGCAGGACGCCGCGTAA
- the tcuB gene encoding tricarballylate utilization 4Fe-4S protein TcuB, which yields MQKLEALAHDAQQLAAGRDSTRHGCAPAQPTRDTRQTIRVLPLTEHETEVARQLQICNACRYCEGFCAVFPAMTRRLEFGKADVNYLANLCHNCGACYHACQYAPPHEFAVNVPQAMAKVRLDTYSEYAVPSFMGALYKRNGLTLSLALAVGLALFLVLGIAMNGPLFGTPLAGNFYAIFPHNLLALLFGIVFVLAIVSLGIGVTRFWRDVTAGTASSPTAGGAVAEATKNALTLRYLDGGHGDGCNEADDRFTLARRRFHHFTFYGFMLCFAATVVATFYHYFLDLHAPYPFASVPVLLGTLGGIGLLVGPAGLLWLNAKRDPARGDAAQKPMDRGFIALLLLTSASGLALLAWRDTAALAWLLAVHLGVVLALFATLPYGKFAHGIYRSAALLKSSIEKRQANSLKLGSE from the coding sequence GTGCAGAAGCTTGAAGCACTCGCGCACGATGCGCAGCAACTGGCCGCCGGCCGCGACAGCACCCGCCACGGCTGCGCGCCGGCGCAGCCGACACGCGATACGCGGCAGACCATCCGCGTGCTGCCGCTGACCGAACACGAAACCGAGGTCGCGCGGCAGCTGCAGATCTGCAATGCGTGCCGCTATTGCGAGGGTTTTTGCGCCGTGTTCCCCGCCATGACGCGCCGCCTCGAGTTCGGCAAGGCCGACGTCAATTACCTCGCGAATCTGTGCCATAACTGCGGCGCGTGCTATCACGCATGCCAGTACGCGCCGCCGCATGAATTCGCGGTCAATGTGCCGCAAGCGATGGCGAAGGTGCGTCTCGACACGTACAGCGAATACGCGGTGCCGTCGTTCATGGGCGCGCTGTATAAGCGCAATGGCCTCACGCTGTCGCTCGCGCTTGCAGTCGGCCTAGCGCTGTTTCTCGTGCTTGGCATCGCAATGAACGGGCCGCTGTTCGGCACGCCGCTCGCCGGCAACTTCTATGCGATCTTCCCGCACAACCTGCTTGCATTGCTGTTCGGCATCGTGTTCGTGCTCGCGATCGTGTCGCTCGGCATCGGTGTCACGCGTTTCTGGCGCGATGTGACGGCGGGAACCGCGTCGAGTCCGACGGCAGGAGGAGCCGTTGCGGAAGCAACGAAAAACGCGCTGACGCTCAGGTATCTCGACGGCGGCCACGGCGACGGCTGCAACGAAGCCGACGATCGCTTCACGCTCGCGCGGCGGCGCTTTCACCACTTCACGTTCTACGGCTTCATGCTGTGCTTCGCCGCGACGGTCGTCGCAACCTTCTATCACTATTTCCTCGATCTGCACGCGCCGTATCCGTTCGCCAGCGTCCCGGTGCTGCTCGGCACGCTCGGCGGCATCGGTCTGCTGGTCGGGCCGGCCGGCTTGCTGTGGCTCAATGCGAAGCGCGATCCGGCACGCGGCGACGCCGCGCAAAAACCGATGGATCGCGGCTTTATCGCGCTGCTGCTGCTGACGAGCGCAAGCGGCCTCGCGCTGCTCGCATGGCGCGATACCGCGGCGCTCGCATGGCTGCTCGCCGTGCACCTGGGCGTCGTGCTTGCGCTCTTCGCGACGCTGCCCTACGGCAAATTCGCGCACGGCATTTATCGCAGCGCCGCCCTGCTCAAGTCGTCGATCGAAAAAAGACAAGCGAATAGTTTGAAGCTCGGTTCGGAATGA
- a CDS encoding class I SAM-dependent methyltransferase, which translates to MTDPIPFVPDRFRHAAAHYLTGRAAYSPRLIRRVALAAGLDGTQRLLDLGCGPGQLSIAFASWVAWGLALDPEPEMLRIASELGAGIAPNIAFRNGSSYDLGDDMGQFRLAVIGRAFHWMDRADTLRRLDTLIVPGGAVALFGTSQPESASEPWMADYQRLLDQYAQADPARARRRSDDWVGHEAMLMQSAFASIERISVVERRRVPVDALMMRPLSMSSLSRSHLGERLDELMSRLKPVLDAHARDGWLDEWVESTAVIARR; encoded by the coding sequence ATGACCGATCCGATTCCGTTCGTCCCCGACCGTTTCAGGCATGCGGCCGCACACTATCTGACCGGCCGCGCGGCATACTCGCCGCGTTTGATCCGGCGCGTGGCGCTTGCCGCGGGACTCGACGGCACGCAGCGCCTGCTCGATCTCGGCTGCGGGCCCGGGCAGTTGTCGATTGCCTTCGCGTCGTGGGTCGCCTGGGGACTCGCGCTCGATCCTGAACCCGAGATGTTGCGCATCGCGTCGGAACTCGGCGCGGGCATCGCGCCGAATATCGCCTTTCGCAACGGCAGTTCATACGATCTCGGCGACGACATGGGGCAGTTCCGGCTCGCGGTGATCGGCCGCGCGTTTCACTGGATGGACCGCGCCGACACGCTGCGGCGCCTCGACACGCTGATCGTGCCAGGCGGCGCGGTCGCGCTATTCGGCACATCGCAGCCTGAAAGCGCGTCCGAGCCGTGGATGGCGGACTACCAGCGCCTGCTCGATCAGTATGCGCAGGCCGACCCTGCCCGCGCGCGCCGCAGATCCGACGACTGGGTCGGCCACGAAGCGATGCTCATGCAATCGGCGTTTGCGTCGATCGAACGTATATCGGTCGTCGAGCGGCGCCGCGTGCCGGTCGACGCGTTGATGATGCGGCCGCTTTCGATGTCGAGCTTATCGCGCAGTCATCTGGGCGAACGTCTCGATGAACTGATGAGCCGTCTAAAGCCAGTGCTCGACGCGCACGCGCGCGACGGCTGGCTCGACGAGTGGGTCGAGTCGACGGCGGTGATTGCGCGGCGCTGA
- a CDS encoding DedA family protein yields MDTLLHFVNLVLHIDAFLGDFIRQYGAWVYAVLFLIVFCETGLVVLPFLPGDSLLFIGGAFAASGAMNIGFLIVLLVVAAVTGNTVNYMIGRAIGTRVFDSHIPVLERFLDREALRKTHNFYEKHGGKTIVLARFIPVVRTFAPFVAGASQMSVRRFQLFNITGALFWVLLLVLLGYFFGNIPFIRQYLNVIVLVGIGAAIVPVALGALWKVARRRAPATSARKTGGQ; encoded by the coding sequence TTGGATACGCTGCTGCATTTCGTCAACCTCGTCCTGCATATCGACGCCTTCCTCGGCGACTTCATTCGCCAGTACGGCGCATGGGTGTACGCGGTCCTCTTCCTGATCGTGTTTTGCGAAACGGGTCTTGTCGTCCTGCCGTTTCTGCCCGGCGATTCGCTGCTCTTTATCGGCGGCGCGTTCGCGGCGAGCGGCGCGATGAATATCGGTTTTCTGATCGTGCTGCTCGTCGTCGCGGCCGTCACCGGCAACACGGTCAACTACATGATCGGGCGCGCGATCGGCACGCGGGTTTTCGATTCGCATATTCCTGTGCTCGAACGGTTTCTCGATCGCGAGGCGCTGCGCAAGACGCACAACTTCTACGAAAAACACGGCGGCAAGACGATCGTGCTGGCGCGTTTCATCCCGGTCGTGCGGACCTTCGCGCCGTTTGTCGCGGGCGCATCGCAGATGTCGGTGCGGCGTTTCCAGCTGTTCAACATCACCGGCGCGCTGTTCTGGGTGTTGCTGCTCGTGCTGCTCGGATACTTCTTCGGCAACATTCCGTTTATCCGTCAGTATCTGAACGTGATCGTGCTGGTTGGAATCGGCGCGGCGATCGTGCCGGTTGCGTTGGGGGCGTTGTGGAAAGTGGCGCGACGACGGGCGCCGGCGACTTCCGCGCGCAAGACAGGCGGACAGTGA
- a CDS encoding LysR family transcriptional regulator — protein MELRQLRYFVSVVEHGSMGKAALELGVVTSALSQQISRLESELATRLLQRTSGGVVPTDAGLAFWRQAQLALRHVDDAALAARQARLSGHVTVGLATSTSGVLGLAFMRAMRERYPDVRLRMVETLSGYLASMLGARQIDLAILFHEEPAQRWSVMPLLDERLFLIGARDLPGMPAARRVRLAKLGALPLILPSGPHGLRTTLAESFKRARYEPRIVAEVDGLAMLMDAVRGGLGATIQPGAALARAEYAGLASVEIADADAVRPNLLVSVSDDELSPAGLAARVVLADTARTLVSEGRWLGARLR, from the coding sequence ATGGAATTGCGTCAGTTGCGGTATTTCGTCAGCGTCGTCGAGCATGGCAGCATGGGCAAGGCGGCACTCGAACTCGGCGTCGTCACGTCCGCGCTGAGCCAGCAGATCAGCCGCCTCGAAAGCGAGCTCGCAACGCGCCTCCTGCAGCGCACGTCCGGCGGCGTCGTGCCGACCGACGCGGGGCTCGCGTTCTGGCGCCAGGCGCAACTGGCACTGCGGCACGTGGACGACGCCGCACTCGCCGCGCGCCAGGCGCGGCTGTCGGGCCACGTGACGGTCGGCCTCGCAACGAGCACGAGCGGCGTGCTCGGTCTCGCGTTCATGCGTGCGATGCGCGAGCGCTACCCCGATGTGCGGCTGCGCATGGTCGAAACCCTGTCGGGCTATCTCGCCTCGATGCTCGGCGCGCGGCAGATCGACCTTGCAATTCTCTTTCACGAAGAACCGGCGCAACGCTGGAGCGTGATGCCGCTGCTCGACGAGCGGCTGTTCCTGATCGGCGCGCGCGATCTGCCCGGCATGCCGGCCGCGAGACGCGTCCGGCTCGCGAAGCTCGGCGCGCTGCCGCTGATCCTGCCGAGCGGCCCGCACGGCCTGCGCACGACGCTCGCCGAATCGTTCAAGCGTGCCAGATACGAGCCGCGCATCGTCGCCGAAGTGGACGGCCTCGCCATGCTCATGGATGCGGTGCGGGGCGGCCTCGGCGCAACGATCCAACCGGGCGCGGCCCTGGCACGGGCCGAATATGCGGGGCTCGCCAGCGTGGAAATTGCGGACGCCGATGCGGTACGGCCGAATCTGCTGGTCAGCGTCTCGGACGACGAACTGTCGCCGGCGGGGCTCGCCGCGCGCGTGGTGCTCGCGGATACGGCGCGCACGCTGGTGAGCGAAGGCCGCTGGCTGGGCGCGCGGCTGCGCTGA
- a CDS encoding mechanosensitive ion channel family protein produces the protein MDLETVRVFMMTRGIDFGTKVLAAIVLWIIARWVIGLVTRMLRAVLERNSRVDPTLAHYLSSILGALLNLLLILAILQVFGVQTTSFAALLAGLGLAIGTAWGGLLAHFAAGVFMQVLRPFKVGDFVTAGGVTGTVRELGLFGTTLVTPDNVTTIVGNNKIFSDTISNYSALPVRRVELTAKIANGVDPVDAANRLRAAVVRIPNVAENPAPDIEVLSFTPEGPMLCVRPYTHTDHYWQVYFDTNRAIVETFREAGYPTPETPFVRRTAAG, from the coding sequence GTGGACCTTGAAACCGTACGCGTTTTCATGATGACCCGCGGCATCGACTTCGGAACCAAAGTACTTGCCGCCATTGTGCTGTGGATCATCGCGCGCTGGGTCATCGGACTCGTCACGCGCATGCTGCGCGCCGTTCTCGAACGCAATAGCCGTGTCGACCCGACACTCGCGCACTACCTCAGTTCGATTCTTGGCGCGCTGCTGAACCTGCTGCTGATTCTCGCGATTCTGCAGGTGTTCGGCGTGCAGACCACATCGTTCGCCGCGTTGCTCGCGGGTCTCGGTCTTGCCATCGGCACCGCATGGGGCGGCCTGCTCGCGCATTTCGCGGCCGGCGTGTTCATGCAGGTGCTGCGACCGTTCAAGGTCGGCGATTTCGTCACGGCCGGCGGCGTCACGGGCACGGTCCGCGAACTGGGGCTGTTCGGCACGACGCTCGTCACGCCGGACAACGTCACGACCATCGTCGGCAACAACAAGATCTTCTCCGACACGATCTCGAACTACAGCGCGCTGCCCGTACGCCGCGTCGAACTGACCGCGAAGATCGCCAACGGCGTCGATCCCGTCGACGCGGCGAACCGGCTGCGCGCGGCCGTGGTGCGCATTCCGAATGTCGCCGAGAACCCCGCGCCCGATATCGAAGTGCTGTCGTTCACGCCGGAAGGACCGATGCTGTGCGTGCGCCCTTACACGCATACCGACCACTACTGGCAGGTCTATTTCGACACGAATCGCGCGATTGTCGAGACGTTCAGGGAAGCCGGCTATCCGACGCCGGAAACGCCGTTCGTGCGCCGCACGGCGGCGGGTTGA
- a CDS encoding MFS transporter, producing the protein MSTSLAPERAAAPARQAAPARALIRCAADVSTLVNQGAAVGSDARIVVAIALGGVFLDAYDLGALAFGLKDVAREFSLTPAGTGFVASAITFGAIVGACLGGFLTDRIGRYRVFMADMFFFVVAALACALAPNAWVLGGARFVMGLGVGIDLPVAMAFLAEFSRLRGRGNKAARVAMWCPVWYAAISVSYLLVLAFYAMLPASHQPLLWRLILGFGAVPALIIIAIRSRYISESPVWAANQGDLAGAAKILKRSYGIDAAVAPDALQGTAAANNSPRRASWANYGALLRGVYLKRTVLATVIAVASSFAYNAVAFGLPVIISSFLAQSMLTTILASLALNLAFAFVGGLIAVRTVPRTGAWKPTVLGYTFQLAALVGLAIVGKPAGGVQVAIAVALLGAFLLGQGFGPGSHSMTFASLSYPTSLRGVGVGFNQTLMRASSTVSLFLFPVLAAALGTRVFWIIAAAPLCGLIALLAIRWEPSGYDVDAEDFATGSTTAAARAR; encoded by the coding sequence ATGTCTACCTCCCTTGCCCCCGAACGCGCCGCGGCGCCGGCCCGACAGGCCGCTCCCGCCCGTGCGCTGATCCGCTGCGCCGCGGATGTCTCCACTCTCGTCAACCAGGGCGCCGCGGTCGGCAGCGACGCACGCATCGTCGTGGCGATCGCGCTCGGCGGCGTCTTTCTCGACGCCTACGATCTCGGCGCCCTCGCATTCGGCCTCAAGGACGTCGCGCGCGAATTCTCGCTGACGCCGGCCGGTACCGGTTTCGTGGCCTCGGCGATCACCTTCGGCGCCATCGTCGGCGCATGCCTCGGCGGCTTTCTGACCGACCGCATCGGCCGCTATCGCGTGTTTATGGCCGACATGTTCTTCTTCGTGGTTGCCGCGCTCGCGTGCGCGCTCGCACCGAATGCCTGGGTGCTCGGCGGCGCGCGTTTCGTCATGGGTCTCGGCGTCGGCATCGATCTGCCAGTCGCGATGGCGTTTCTCGCCGAGTTTTCGCGGCTGCGCGGACGCGGCAACAAGGCGGCGCGCGTCGCGATGTGGTGCCCCGTCTGGTATGCGGCGATCAGCGTCTCGTATCTGCTCGTGCTCGCCTTCTACGCGATGCTGCCGGCCAGCCACCAGCCGCTGCTCTGGCGACTGATACTCGGCTTCGGCGCCGTGCCCGCGCTGATCATCATCGCGATCCGCAGCCGCTATATCAGCGAGTCGCCGGTGTGGGCCGCGAACCAGGGCGACCTCGCGGGCGCCGCGAAAATCCTCAAGCGCTCGTACGGCATCGATGCAGCGGTCGCGCCCGATGCGCTGCAGGGAACGGCGGCTGCAAATAACTCGCCGCGGCGCGCCTCGTGGGCCAACTACGGCGCGCTGCTGCGCGGCGTCTACCTGAAGCGCACCGTGCTCGCGACGGTGATCGCCGTCGCGTCTTCGTTTGCCTATAACGCGGTGGCGTTCGGTCTGCCCGTGATTATCTCGAGCTTCCTCGCCCAATCGATGCTGACGACGATCCTCGCCTCGCTCGCGCTCAATCTCGCGTTTGCGTTCGTCGGCGGGTTGATCGCCGTGCGCACGGTGCCGAGAACAGGCGCGTGGAAGCCGACCGTGCTTGGCTATACATTCCAGCTCGCCGCGCTCGTCGGTCTCGCGATCGTCGGCAAACCGGCGGGCGGCGTACAGGTTGCGATCGCGGTCGCGCTGCTCGGCGCGTTCCTGCTCGGCCAGGGCTTTGGTCCCGGCTCGCACAGCATGACCTTCGCCTCGCTCAGCTATCCGACGTCGCTGCGCGGCGTGGGCGTCGGCTTCAACCAGACGCTGATGCGTGCAAGCTCGACCGTGTCGCTGTTCCTGTTCCCGGTGCTCGCTGCCGCACTCGGCACGCGCGTGTTCTGGATCATCGCGGCCGCGCCGCTCTGCGGTCTCATTGCGTTGCTCGCGATTCGCTGGGAACCGTCGGGTTATGACGTCGACGCCGAAGACTTCGCGACGGGATCGACGACGGCCGCAGCAAGAGCACGCTGA